From the Solanum lycopersicum chromosome 10, SLM_r2.1 genome, one window contains:
- the LOC101254245 gene encoding V-type proton ATPase 16 kDa proteolipid subunit, with protein sequence MSNFAGDETAPFFGFLGAAAALVFSCMGAAYGTAKSGVGVASMGVMRPELVMKSIVPVVMAGVLGIYGLIIAVIISTGINPKTKSYYLFDGYAHLSSGLACGLAGLSAGMAIGIVGDAGVRANAQQPKLFVGMILILIFAEALALYGLIVGIILSSRAGQSRAE encoded by the exons ATGTCGAACTTCGCCGGAGATGAAACTGCTCCTTTCTTCGGCTTCCTTGGTGCCGCTGCTGCCCTCGTTTTCTCAT GTATGGGGGCAGCTTATGGAACAGCAAAGAGTGGTGTTGGAGTGGCGTCAATGGGAGTGATGAGGCCGGAGTTGGTGATGAAATCAATTGTTCCAGTGGTTATGGCTGGTGTGTTAGGTATTTATGGCTTAATTATTGCTGTGATCATCAGTACTGGGATTAACCCCAAAACAAAGTCGTATTACCTATTTGATGGCTATGCTCATCTGTCTTCTGGACTTGCTTGTGGTCTGGCTGGCCTCTCTGCTGGAATGGCTATTGGTATTGTTGGAGATGCTGGTGTTAG GGCTAATGCACAACAACCCAAGCTTTTTGTTGGGATGATCCTCATTCTCATTTTCGCTGAAGCCTTGGCTCTTTATGGGCTTATTGTTGGCATTATCTTGTCTTCCCGAGCTGGGCAGTCTAGAGCTGAGTGA